Genomic segment of Rana temporaria chromosome 12, aRanTem1.1, whole genome shotgun sequence:
AGGTTTTCCACCATTGGATAATTGTAATTGTTTGTATGTTCCACGCTACAACTTTTACTAAGTGGAATGGTTCACCAGCACATGGTTTTCTTATTATAGgatatttatgttttctataaaaatgatatacaggcagtcccagagttacaaacatccgacttgcaACTCACCCTTACAAATGGaggaagacaacaggaagtgagaggaaatctacccctaggaggggaaatttactcctgtaagagttattatgggaaaaagatGTCTCCACTGGAGCTGTATCAACAATCCTTGTTTCCAAGACacccccaaattttcaaaatccaattgagaCAGGGACAataagtgaggtgaaatcttctgaacaggggcacagagagcaaaacaaacattacaacccttccctatgctatccaaagtACAAACCTACAGAATCTATCTTATatgtaacccggggactgcctgtatacttTATTCCTATTTAAAGGGATCTTATTTTCATTTCTGTATATTTGTAGAAATATTTCAATCCTTTATCCATTTTCCAGTTGATGCCAGTGTTGCTGATGTTGTGTGTCGACAGTTTGTACTCGCCATTCATACTCGCATCATAGCATTTACTAAACCACCAGCCTCCGGAATATGTAATGGCACAGTTATCACCAGATAGATCATTGTCTTTATCGTAAGTTGAAAATAATTGGTTGTTGTGATATGACATGCCATCGTCTGAGAAGagtacaaaaagtaaaaattaattCTAACaaatatatatctatttatatagTTGTTATTATAGCAGCTACTACTGTTTGAATAAATGCAGGTTATGACCAGTAGTGTCCTCTCTCACCTACGTTTCCTTTTGTGAAGGGTCCTAGAACTAATTTGTATTTCTCCGATTCAGACAAGACTTGGAATGAGGAGTATTTGGCAAATTGCTTTGTGTGTTGGAAGTCCTGTAAATCAATGCGCAACTCCCAGGTACCTGCCAGGGAGAGATTTATGTACATCAAATAAACATCATTTTTGTGTTTCCTGGGTTTCCTTCTCAgttttttattctatatattatATTACCTGATGATGTAAGCCAGTGAAGATTATCATTTCCCAACCAGAAGTCATTTAAACGGCTGCCAAACCCAGTCTTATAGGATTTCCAGTCTCGGTGGAAGTTTACGGATCCATCCCAACGTCTCTGGAAGACCTAGAGCAAGAAAAGATATCATGTTTCCTGGAGCTTATATCTAGGGGTGTAATGGGGTGATACTGCGCTGGTCAGTAATGTTGTGGAATTAATTAATCTAGATAGTGAAACAATACCACAAATACAAATAATATTGAAATCAATAACATGTGAATGCTTCTGCAGCCAAAAATGTTAGATAGAACATCAAAAGACAATATAAATGGAATTAAGCTGCGCTGCGCTAATGGTGTAGCATATAAATGTAGTCTATACCCGACATGAATAgtgataataaatacatatataaaacaaCCATAAAAGTGATTATAAGTTCTTGAAAAACCTAAATAAAGTGACATGTGCATACATGCATCTCAGTGCCAACAACATGTATAAAGTCCCAAAGGAAAAATTCAAAAGTATTCAATCTCCGTGCAGATTTCTAATGCCAGAAAAGAAAGTGCTGAAAGTGTCCAGGGAAATCATGTCTGAGTAGCAGGATAGACGAAAGCCTCCACCTCCTATCTATATCCTGCTTACCAAATTGAATGGATCCCTAATGAAAGAGATCAGATACGCATGTGGCTCATCAGCCCTGTTGGTACTCAATCAATCCAGCAAGAAAGGGTCTTCACCTCCAAGTTCTCAATATAGCTCTCCTCTAAGTTCACAATACAGCTCTCCAGCAGATCGCCATGCGGACAATgttccaaaaggaaaaaaggatcgacatagagcagtattgcaaaacaaaagatatttaataaaaatgtcagtCACACTCACATTTGGTAGAATAACAGTAGGCATTTGTTATATaatttagccggccggctctctcataccgctcgttccttccggatggCAGTGAGGAAAACAAAATAGTGACGTCAGCTGGAGGAAGTCTGCTattggacgaaacggcgtagggaggagcggcgtgctgacgtcactatTTTGTTTTCCTCACTGccatccggaaggaacgagcggtATGAGAGAGCCGGCCagctaaattatatataaatatcttttgttttgcaatactgctctatgtcgatccttttttccttttggaacATTGTCCGCATGGCGATCTGCTGGAGAGCTGTATTGTGAACTTAGAGGAGAGCTATATTGAGAACTTAGAGGTGAAGACCCTTTCTTGCTGGATTGATTGAGTACCAACAGGGCTGATGAGCCACATGCGTATCTGATCTCTTTCATTAGGGATCCATTCAATTTGGTAAGCAGGATATAGATAGGAGGTGGAGGCTTTCATCTATCCTGCTACTCAGACACGATTTCCCTGGACACTTTCAGCACTTTCTTTTCTGGCATTAGAAATCTGCACGGAGATTGAATACTTTTGAATTTTTCCTTTGGGACTTTATACATGTGGTTTGCACTGAGATGCATGTATGCACATGTCACTTTATTTAAGTTTTTCAAGAACTTATAATCACTTTTATGGttgttttatatatgtatttattatcacTATTCATGTCGGGTATAGACTACATTTATATGCTACACCATTAGCGCAGCGCAGCTTAATTCCATTTATATTATATCTAGGGGTGCCAATAATTGGGTACTGCCCTCCTCTATAGGGCTCGGGCCCCATCTGTTCAACAGGGGGGCCTGGACAGCTGAAAGGCgggggagggggattatggtcaGGGAGGGTAATCAGTGCAGAGGGGGAGCAATTACTGGAACCAATCCCACTGTGGCTCCCCCTACAGTAGCTAAAAGCTGGCTTAGCCTCCTCTCCCACCCTCTGGCTTTTAGCTGGTGCAGGGGGAGCCACAGGGGAATTGGTCCCCCTACTGCATCGATCACCCTCCCTGCCAATGATCCCTTCTCCCCTGCTGCCTAGACCCCCCTGTGTGCCTCCTGTCCCTCCCATAGATTACTGCAGGCACACAGGGGGATCCTTTTAACGatggagagcgggggggggggggggggaatatatcctatttactggccccttctttTTATGAATGAAAACATTAGTACCAATCCTCCACTATGTTCATtcgtaactgaagcatagtaaactgtgtgtgTAAAATGACTAGGGAGCCTCTGTCCAGAGTGgttcctgttcattcatctgcagtgcagctgaggctgtagaGAAAGGATTGGGGATCTATTTCCTCAAtctctttccctgtctcaaaagaGAGACATCACAGATCTGTTttaagaaattgtaaaaaaatattttttattaaaaaattatttaaaaaaaattaagggctCGTTCATATGGATTCTCTGTTCCATACAATGTGAATGAGTGGTCTGTTTGTGCATCTGGAGCAGCCTATTACTCTATGGGGATGCAGTTGCTGTACAAACATAATTTGACAGGT
This window contains:
- the LOC120918542 gene encoding ficolin-2-like isoform X2, with the translated sequence MRIWVITLLCLKTTLSSPEESCPDIKVVGLGDSDRVTIIRGYPGPPGSIGQKGEAGAKGAKGEPGHMGYLGKHGPQGIKGQRGSEGDIGKNGLLGQKGAKGEKGVQGYKGEEGDSECQDTYARSCKELLGKGFIHSNWYMIYPDGKRSLKVLCDMDTDGGGWIVFQRRWDGSVNFHRDWKSYKTGFGSRLNDFWLGNDNLHWLTSSGTWELRIDLQDFQHTKQFAKYSSFQVLSESEKYKLVLGPFTKGNVDDGMSYHNNQLFSTYDKDNDLSGDNCAITYSGGWWFSKCYDASMNGEYKLSTHNISNTGINWKMDKGLKYFYKYTEMKIRSL
- the LOC120918542 gene encoding ficolin-2-like isoform X1, translated to MRIWVITLLCLKTTLSSPEESCPDIKVVGLGDSDRVTIIRGYPGPPGSIGQKGEAGAKGAKGEPGHMGYLGKHGPQGIKGQRGSEGDIGKNGLLGQKGAKGEKGVQGYKGEEGDSECQDTYEARSCKELLGKGFIHSNWYMIYPDGKRSLKVLCDMDTDGGGWIVFQRRWDGSVNFHRDWKSYKTGFGSRLNDFWLGNDNLHWLTSSGTWELRIDLQDFQHTKQFAKYSSFQVLSESEKYKLVLGPFTKGNVDDGMSYHNNQLFSTYDKDNDLSGDNCAITYSGGWWFSKCYDASMNGEYKLSTHNISNTGINWKMDKGLKYFYKYTEMKIRSL